The Phoenix dactylifera cultivar Barhee BC4 chromosome 17, palm_55x_up_171113_PBpolish2nd_filt_p, whole genome shotgun sequence genome contains a region encoding:
- the LOC103712243 gene encoding putative pentatricopeptide repeat-containing protein At2g02150: protein MANLTGCLRTLSLAALRRPRRNPGNPLLLCLATALFSTRLHLPPEHPNSPGDTELDLIPALVAQGRWGDPLLAALFSSALAPIKVSIVLRELREDPRSAFRFFVWAGNQTGFHHTVETYCVAAHVLFNGRMYSQAQQVLKELVLLPQALPDAVSVVDVLHATARDFGNPGYGVFDALFGVLTDLGLLEKASDCFYRMRTFRVLPKMRSCNNLLQRLAKSGNGDLSKRFFDDILRSNMAPTVFTFNIMIDFFCKEGDLKAAKGLFLRMKETGCLPDVVTYNSLIDGHGKHGELEEAERLLGEMKVAGCKPDVITYNALINCFCKFGNLPKAFGYLSEMKRNDVKPNVVTFSIFIDAFCKEGMMQEAVKFLVDMKVRGFTPNEFTYTSLIDGNCKAGNLKEALVLVDEMVQEGVELNVVTYTALVDGLCKAEKVVEAEEVLQDMERAGVAANQLVYTALIHGHFASKNMEKAVSLLTEMKGKGIKPDTSLYGTIIWGLCKDGRIDEAKHLVSEMDECGLKPNHVIYTTIMDACFKAGKSSEALGLLHKMLDRGMLPSIVTYCALVDGLCKQGSIREATYHFDKMRDLGLQPNVLAYTALIDGLCKNGCLGEAKKLFKEMAGNGMAPDKVAYTSLIDGHLKQGNLQEAFALKDKMTENGLRLDLHGYTSFIWGFCNHDQMQEARSMMAEMISNGVHPDIAVYNCLISKYQKLGNMDEVLNLQNDMSRRGVIPRPKDDAVASDHC, encoded by the coding sequence ATGGCCAATCTCACCGGCTGTCTCCGCACCCTATCCCTCGCCGCCCTCCGCCGCCCTCGTAGAAACCCTGGCAACCCCCTCCTCCTCTGCCTCGCCACCGCTCTGTTCTCCACTCGCCTCCACCTCCCGCCGGAGCACCCCAATTCCCCCGGCGACACCGAGCTCGACCTTATTCCTGCCCTCGTAGCCCAGGGCCGGTGGGGCGACCCCCTCCTCGCCGCCCTCTTCTCCTCCGCCTTGGCCCCCATCAAGGTCTCCATCGTCCTTCGGGAGCTCAGAGAGGACCCCCGCTCGGCCTTCCGATTCTTCGTCTGGGCCGGCAATCAGACCGGCTTCCACCACACTGTCGAGACCTACTGCGTCGCTGCCCATGTCCTCTTCAATGGCCGGATGTACTCCCAGGCTCAGCAGGTCCTCAAAGAGCTTGTTTTATTGCCCCAGGCATTGCCTGATGCTGTGAGTGTCGTCGATGTGCTGCATGCCACTGCAAGGGACTTTGGCAATCCCGGATATGGAGTGTTCGATGCGCTTTTTGGGGTCTTGACGGATCTGGGCTTACTCGAGAAGGCTAGTGATTGCTTTTATAGGATGAGAACTTTCCGGGTTCTGCCCAAGATGCGATCTTGCAACAATTTGCTGCAGCGGCTGGCAAAATCGGGAAATGGGGACCTGTCAAAAAGGTTTTTTGATGATATACTGAGGTCGAATATGGCTCCAACTGTGTTTACGTTCAATATTATGATTGATTTCTTCTGCAAGGAGGGGGATTTGAAGGCAGCTAAAGGATTGTTTTTAAGGATGAAGGAGACGGGCTGTTTGCCGGATGTGGTCACGTACAACTCCCTCATTGATGGGCATGGGAAGCATGGGGAGTTGGAAGAAGCAGAACGGCTTCTGGGAGAGATGAAAGTTGCTGGTTGCAAGCCAGATGTCATCACTTATAATGCACTTATAAACTGTTTTTGTAAGTTTGGAAACCTACCAAAGGCATTTGGATATCTTAGTGAGATGAAGAGGAATGATGTGAAGCCCAATGTGGTCACATTCAGCATATTCATTGATGCTTTCTGCAAAGAAGGTATGATGCAGGAGGCTGTCAAGTTTTTGGTGGACATGAAGGTGAGAGGGTTCACACCTAATGAGTTTACATATACTTCTCTGATAGATGGGAATTGCAAGGCTGGGAATCTCAAGGAAGCCTTGGTGCTGGTTGATGAGATGGTGCAGGAAGGAGTGGAGTTGAATGTTGTGACTTACACTGCTTTGGTGGATGGCCTATGTAAGGCGGAAAAGGTTGTTGAAGCAGAGGAAGTTTTGCAAGATATGGAACGAGCTGGTGTAGCCGCCAACCAGTTGGTGTACACAGCCCTGATTCATGGGCATTTTGCGAGTAAAAACATGGAGAAGGCAGTGAGTCTTCTAACCGAAATGAAGGGAAAGGGGATTAAACCCGATACGTCGCTGTATGGTACTATTATTTGGGGTCTTTGTAAGGATGGAAGGATAGATGAAGCCAAACATCTGGTCAGTGAGATGGATGAATGTGGCTTAAAGCCTAATCATGTCATCTACACTACCATAATGGATGCTTGTTTTAAAGCAGGAAAATCCTCAGAGGCTCTTGGTCTTCTTCACAAGATGCTAGATCGCGGCATGCTTCCTTCCATTGTTACCTACTGTGCATTAGTTGATGGACTATGTAAACAAGGATCAATTCGTGAAGCAACCTACCATTTTGACAAAATGAGAGACTTGGGTTTGCAGCCTAATGTGTTGGCTTACACAGCCCTCATTGATGGTCTATGTAAAAATGGTTGTTTAGGAGAAGCCAAAAAACTCTTTAAAGAAATGGCAGGAAATGGGATGGCTCCAGACAAAGTTGCATACACATCTCTGATAGATGGACATTTGAAGCAGGGAAATCTTCAGGAGGCCTTTGCTCTGAAGGACAAAATGACAGAGAATGGTCTAAGGCTAGATCTGCATGGTTACACCTCTTTTATATGGGGCTTCTGCAATCATGATCAgatgcaagaagcaaggagtATGATGGCAGAGATGATCAGTAATGGTGTTCACCCTGACATAGCTGTTTATAATTGTCTTATAAGCAAGTATCAAAAGTTAGGAAATATGGACGAAgtcttgaatttacaaaatgatATGAGCAGGAGGGGTGTAATCCCTCGCCCAAAAGATGATGCTGTCGCAAGTGACCACTGCTGA